The DNA segment TAAATATGGTCGATAAAACCGAAGGTTGTGAAAATAATTCCTTTGCCTGATAAAGCATCTTCATTAGCTAAATTGacatcctttttaatttcttcaataGTTTTTTGTAACTCCATGTGGAATATACCTGACCCTATATTGACGGAGCTGTAAAGGTTCTGTTTGTTATTTCTCCACCAAGTCTGTAGCATCTGGGCTCTATCAATTTCTGGGTTTATATCAATCTTGGTTTTGGGATGCGACTCCAACTTTATTCCCTGCCATTCTCCAACCTTTAAATTCTTAAAACATATTATACTATTATCCTTTAGGTATCCTTCTTCAATGTTCAACGCGTGATCTCCCCACAGAGTTACATTGATAGTTTCCTTGCTATCATCTATAAGAATAATATCCCTCTTCTCTTTATATTGTCCTGTTTTCTTGATTAATATTTGGGTGCTTTCTTGGTAGCTAAATACCACTCCTATTACATCTACTAGCGAACCCACTTTCAAATTCTTTATATTCTCTATAGATGTAAagttataaataaatttgggaatattatcattttcttctaatgCTTCTATAATTGAATTTTCATCTAGAGTAATTTCGTAGTCATGTTTTATTGttgtgaattttttgttcGCTGCTTTGATATATCCTTtacttattttatatattttacccAACTGTAGGTAGTCATACCATTTGTCTACTGCCTTTCCAAAGAAGTTTACTTTTATCTCTCCATCTTCATCACACAATTCGATGTTAAatacctttccttctttatttcctgAGTAGTATTTTCTCACGACATCTTTGAACTGAACTCTTGCCTTTATTATCCACTTGGATGAATATTGAGATAGCTTATTTATATGCATTAAAATTCCGTCGTTAATTTTGATTACTGGATTGTTTCCTTGTTGGTAGGGTGCACATTTCCTGCTATTCCTACTGGAActattttccttcaacatACTCTTACTATCATTCCTTCTATCCGATGAATACTCCTCCATGTCATTTAGTGTTTCTTTCGTATCCTGCAAACTCCCCATACTTTCATTCCTCTCCTTTCTATTTGATTCTGGTGCTCCCCTATTTCCACTTCCTGTGCCAGATGAACCATAAGTGCTCACCCCCCTGTGATTGTAACTTCCTCCAACGGCTGCTCCCTCAGTAGGAACATACCTCCCATGTATCGCCTCATCGCTTCTACTAATTTTTGCCACATCTCCATTGTAATTCGGACCATTTCTTCCCTCACCCGCCATTTTCGTGCCCATCTCACTAGACTTTCCACGTCCATTGCCATTTATATGTGGCGCCCCCGACCTTCCGTAATACGCCTCGTCGTCTACACTTCTCGGGTTATTACCCTCTTCTCCATCACGTGGAGGGTAGTAGTACTGATTCGCCCCGCTTGAATTCTTGCTCATATTACTGGTCCCCCTGCCATTTTGGTAATAGCTCCTATCTTCGGGGGGGCCTTTGTCTGGATTATTCCCAGTCAGGGCATACCGCCCTTTATACTCCCCGAGGGTTGCTCCTCCTGGTCCAACTGGTCCCTCGTCCATTCCCCCCTCGCACATATAGCCGTTTGGATTGCTCGCGCGCGCCTTGGGTTCACTTCTACTAGTGCATTCCCCCAAGGGGGGTTCTTCTCTGTACACACTTGAGCCCATGGGGGTGCCGACTCCGGGGTCGTAACTGCTTCCGCTTCTGCCGTTGTTCACCTCCCCTGCAATGTTATGCGTCCTGCTCTTGCCGTTACTGTAGTGGTTATTTCCATACGGACCATTTGGTCCACTTGCACCATTTGGCCCATTTGCACCATTTGGTCCACCTGCTCCATTTGGTCCACCTGCACCATTTGGCCCATTTGCACTGTTTGCACTGCTTTGGTCATACACGGTGGTGTTGTTTCTCTTGTTGTAGGGCTGGCTCCCTCTTTGCGGAGTGGGGTAATTCTGATGCGAGGGGGATGTGACATCTGAAGGATTCCTTTCCAATTCGTTTCCACGGTACGGGAGATAGTCGCGACTGATGGAAATCTCGCTATGAGAAAACTTGTCCGTGCTGGGGGGGTCACTCAACCTTTCGGGGAATTGCTTCCCCCTTCCATTATCTTCTGCCATTCTGCCGTGGTGGTAAATTTGGGGCGTGTCCCTTCCAGCCGTCGCTTCTCTATAAGGCGACCTCTCCACGTAAGGGGGTTTATCCCCGTAGGGTTGTCTCTCCCCATATGCCGCATTGCCATTCTTGGTCATTGGCTCCCTCATCAAATTTTCTCCCGACACTCGTTGACACCTGTCGTAGTTGTCAGGTCTGTTGTCCCCTTCCTGACGATCATTCAATTTAGAATAGCTTTCTCGTGGAATGGAATTATTACTATATTCTCCTGTTGCAGCGGGAGCGGGTGCAGATGCTCCGGGTCCTGCGCTTCCTCCACGGGGGTAGTAATTACACTCCCTCGCTTTGCTCTCATTCCCGTATTCACCTGAATAGCGAGAAATCATGCTACTGGTTCTGGGTTGCCCTTCTACGCTGTATTCACTAGTAGGTCTAGAGCCCCCATCCTTAGAGAGGTTCTCACCTTTTGTGTTCATTAGGAGGTAAGAAATACTTTGTAACTGGTACCTCCTAAACAGGTCTTCAATGTCAAAGTAGTCTACGCTCATAAGCactctaattttttttgttaatatgAAAAGCTTCCCATAGTAATTTGTGATTGAGAAATTTTCtataataattaatttttttacataggAGATGGGTGTAGCCGTCATGCTTGCATCATCCATCCCCACGTGTACAATGGCATAGTACTGAGGGGGAATGGTTCCATCTATTACTTTTAGGAAAACTTGATTGGCCCCAGCATTCATTTGACTGAAACATAATAACGTTACCTGTTTGTTTAACAAGCTTAAGATTTCCTCTGAATTGGTTTCTGTAAAAAATCTGTATATAAAGTCCGGCGTTGCCTTGGACAGAATTTCTTCGTTCCTATTCATTTTGTCCGACACTGatgtatatgtttatatgcatatattgttgtatatattgttgtatatgtttttgtgtatatgtttgtgtatatgtttgtttgtgtgtgtatgtatgtgtgtggaTGGGGGTAAAAATGCTAACTGGTTGGACCGCGGATGGTGTTTCTATTGTCCAATTTGTTGGGCAGTGGTGGTTATGGCTCCGGCGGGGTGGACTCCAGGTCTACACCTGCCGACCAGTGTGTGTGTTCATCCCACGGGGCACTCCTTGGGCATCCCCGCCGTTGGTAAAAGCGCATACCACATGCACGTAAATGAATGCACACACAACTATCGCGCGACTAAAATAGATTTACACAACGTAATGAAGAAATGTACACTTGCAAGAGATCAAGAGGGGGAATGAATCCACAAAAGCGTCCACCTAGCGTTGTTAAGCCATCTCCCTTTCGTGCCTCAAacgggcaaaaaaaaaaaggcgcggAACAAGAATGTCTTATTTCCCTATTCGCCTACCTCACttgctttccctttccttcaagCGGCGGCATGCGAATAGgggtgtatatacatgtgcagtTATGAGTATGCCTGCCTCCCCTGCGCAAGTGGGTGATTAAACCAGCTCGCACACTTTCACGAGTACACTCAAACGCACATACTTCAATCCATGCATACGCACAAACCATTAAAGTGGCCTTAAaagtgaaacaaaaaaaaaaaaaaaaaaaaaaaaaaaacgatgcAGCGGTAGCATACATAACTCTCCATAAATGAGGATATTCCTTCACAAATATATTTGcagcagaaaaaagaaaaaaaaaatgctttcctCCTACTTGGTCAGATAAtgttacaaaattttgatcAAAAGTGCTTCTCCTTCTGACTGGGCGGGCTTCTTAtcattgcttttttttcttcaccccaTTTGGAGTTTCTGAACGTggcatttcccttttctcgACTGGGTCGCTATTCAagtagtatttttttttttttttttttttttttttttttttctaaaaacaTGAATAAAACTCTCCTCACCTGATGTGTATGCCCATTCCTCAtgacacacatatatacctatGTACGGGGAAGTAATTGCGGGGAAAAGTGTGTCGCCTTTTTTAGGAGCGCAGAGAGGAAGGGGCTTTTCATATACCTTCCACTTTGCGAATTTTGCCCCTTTAAAATTGTTACCCATTACAATCGGTTTtgcttaaaagaaaatattttccgtACGAATGACAACTCAGGGGTGGTCACACCAGCTAGAGTAGACTTCCATTTGCCTTTTACGACCGCGGGTGAGCTTTCATGCAAGGTCGGTCAAGAGTAGAATGAGGCTGTATAGGGAAGGAGGCGCATTACAGATACAGTTCTCTCTGCTTCCCTTCCATGAAAAAATATCGTGTTGTCCTCTACGCAGGAGTTCCTTGAGAAAGACCCCTCGTGCGCGAACCCTAATTAGGTAATGTATCCCCCCCGAGGGTTCCGCCAACAGGGTgcttaaaacaaaaaaggaaggctaCCAATTCgagtaggaaaaaattaacacattGTGGGGAAGGATGCCCAAGCTCAATTACACCTCGACTAGAATTTCCTCCTCGTGTTTACAAATAATTCAGAGTGATTTCCACTAAAGTGggctcttcccccccccatttggTAGTGATCCCCCGTCAGGGCGATCTGACCGAAGGCTCGCGGCGGTAAAGATTTATAATGCCGTCCAGCCGCCCCCTCCTCCTACTTTTCTTAAGTTTTCTTACTCGTATCAGCACTATACAGTGGCAACAAAATTTTGTGAAGGTACTCCGATTGGATTGTACAGATGGGAAGGACCTTACCTTCCTCGGGTGGTTCGAGCGGCAAGATGGTTAACACGAATACATGTGTGCCTTTTCCCATTCGCCCAATTTCCTCCACCACACCTTTCAGTATCCAAGCTTCATTTGCGCTCAGCAGAAATTCGCAAAGTACACTAAACCCACAAGCCGACTGTGCCTACACCTGAACAAGCCATCTCAAAACAAATTCGAACTGATAAGAAAGAAGTTAGAAGGCATAGGAGTGTTACCAAAGGATATTGAAGAAACGTTCGTCAAGGGTACGGGGAAAGGTGGGCAGAAGGTTAACAAAACGAATAACTGTGTCATGATAAAATATGACAGCGGGAATGGGGAGAAAATAGTAATAAAATGCCACAAGTACAGGTTAGGGGGGGAGacgtggaaaagaaaagagcgGGACAATTGAGCAAAAGCAACTTTGATAATTCTCCTTTTGAATTACTTAGACAACCTGCGCTGCATCTCCCATCTTAGCTAATTATTCCCAACTCTTTCTACGCCTCAGTTGTTTATCACGAATatgtacgtgtatatatttatacatttacgtgttttttttttttcttttttttggctacCTCAATCTGCACGCAGATGTTTACAGAAAAACAGAATATACGCACGGGAGCTGCTGTATGATAAAATTACTTCCATGAGGGAAAACCTGGAGGATGCTATTATTCACGAAATTGAAGTAAATTTTTCCAcacactttccttccttttgttcGATCATCTAAGATCGTCACAATTGTGTTAATGGTCTACATATCCGGCGAGTTATTTTACGTTTGTTCACCCCCTCCTACGTAATGACCTAGTAAACTAAGCAAACATGTACACagttatgtaatttttttttttttttcttttttccaaaaaccACACCCGCAGAAGGAAAAGCGAAGAGTATTAAAACCGACAGATAGGGAAAAGAGCGAGTCaataaaatataagaaaCGCAGATCAGAGGTGAAAAACAATCGGCAAAAGAGTTTTCCTTATGAGGATGACATTGGTTGAAATTTCTTTCAATTACGTGtgatttctttctttttttttttttttttttttttttgtcctttatCTCAAGCGTGTTTATAAGTGCTTAAAATGGTGTTTCGCCCACTATAACAGCCTTTACATGAGGTGAATTTCATTTCCACATTTTGTCTCTTCAATGAACATACACTTTTTGATGGcttcatttttaaacttttcaaaatttattttgggAGTATTTGACCAACCGACTGGTGATGTCATGATGTCGTTTCGATTGGTCAAATTgggcaaaacaaaaaagcgAATCACAAAGGGtaagacaaaaaaataaaatcgcAAAAGGTGAGACAAAATAAGCAGAACGCAAAAAGCGAGAGCCACGTGTCTGTTGTATAGGTATATATTAACATACTCACGTGGAGTACCACGTCATGTGTTTATGTCATTTCCTCGCTAGGTATATCCATTTGCGGCCTTTACTTGGCATCAGACAGAATTTGTTTTTCACTCCATTCGTGAGGAAATGGTCCTTTTCCCCTCATgcggaaacaaaaaataaagcagtTCAAAGGTGGAACATGCTTTTACAAAAAGGTACATGAGTACTGTACGTTCTGTAAATCACctcaactttttttattatgctAAGTTTTTTTGCCACAAGGCatcaaataaaagaaagcgaaaaagttaagtttttttttttttttttttttttttttttttttttcctcttgtgcAAATGTCGCTcagaaatttttataaattcttCTTTACGCGCGAGTACAATATTGCAGATATGGCCAAAAGCCCCTTGGAGCAAATTACGGCGAAAAAtgtcctttttaatttctcgCTTTTACTCCATGCATTACCAATAATACACTcacaaaaatggataaacagttttttgcataaaaaaatgaaaataaaaaaatgcaacgcAGCATAGGTGACAGAAGAGCCATATGCCACGGAAAAGGAGCACAGCAATGCTGACGGGGAAAGGGATATTCTATTCTTCTCACCCTTTTGCGCTGTCGACTAAAGTATACAAACGCGCATGTAACGTAATGCGCATAAACCATTTTGCCGTGGAAGTACGGTTCCtgcttttttatgtttcatGTTTGTGCGGTGATTTGCCCCTCCCccgaaggaagaaaagaagaacagcACTGTGGagtcatatatatatattattttttttttttttttcttctttttttttataattgcGGGCAAGTTAaaccattcctttttttcctttttcctttttaaatcgCCTTTTTGGTATTCCGTGCCACCTTTTATCCTGTAGGATGGCACGACCTGCGTACTGGCCCCTTTGAGaagtattttctttttttttcttctttttaatgaCCTTTAAAAACTGGGGCGTCCACTCATATATCATTATATTGCATGCCTTAGCTTTCTGTTGCCGTATCCTCGTCTcctgggaagaaaaaaactgctttataatataattattaaaaaattgtttatacGT comes from the Plasmodium knowlesi strain H genome assembly, chromosome: 3 genome and includes:
- a CDS encoding replication protein A1, large subunit, putative → MNRNEEILSKATPDFIYRFFTETNSEEILSLLNKQVTLLCFSQMNAGANQVFLKVIDGTIPPQYYAIVHVGMDDASMTATPISYVKKLIIIENFSITNYYGKLFILTKKIRVLMSVDYFDIEDLFRRYQLQSISYLLMNTKGENLSKDGGSRPTSEYSVEGQPRTSSMISRYSGEYGNESKARECNYYPRGGSAGPGASAPAPAATGEYSNNSIPRESYSKLNDRQEGDNRPDNYDRCQRVSGENLMREPMTKNGNAAYGERQPYGDKPPYVERSPYREATAGRDTPQIYHHGRMAEDNGRGKQFPERLSDPPSTDKFSHSEISISRDYLPYRGNELERNPSDVTSPSHQNYPTPQRGSQPYNKRNNTTVYDQSSANSANGPNGAGGPNGAGGPNGANGPNGASGPNGPYGNNHYSNGKSRTHNIAGEVNNGRSGSSYDPGVGTPMGSSVYREEPPLGECTSRSEPKARASNPNGYMCEGGMDEGPVGPGGATLGEYKGRYALTGNNPDKGPPEDRSYYQNGRGTSNMSKNSSGANQYYYPPRDGEEGNNPRSVDDEAYYGRSGAPHINGNGRGKSSEMGTKMAGEGRNGPNYNGDVAKISRSDEAIHGRYVPTEGAAVGGSYNHRGVSTYGSSGTGSGNRGAPESNRKERNESMGSLQDTKETLNDMEEYSSDRRNDSKSMLKENSSSRNSRKCAPYQQGNNPVIKINDGILMHINKLSQYSSKWIIKARVQFKDVVRKYYSGNKEGKVFNIELCDEDGEIKVNFFGKAVDKWYDYLQLGKIYKISKGYIKAANKKFTTIKHDYEITLDENSIIEALEENDNIPKFIYNFTSIENIKNLKVGSLVDVIGVVFSYQESTQILIKKTGQYKEKRDIILIDDSKETINVTLWGDHALNIEEGYLKDNSIICFKNLKVGEWQGIKLESHPKTKIDINPEIDRAQMLQTWWRNNKQNLYSSVNIGSGIFHMELQKTIEEIKKDVNLANEDALSGKGIIFTTFGFIDHIYNSMPVYSACPDCNKKMISNVVEEEEDDMNSPQMMDQSMYCSKCNKNNTPTYSYFINLKITDSTDSLRATAFAGCARTIMNGLSANEFMALRQEYVTQENIENFDLIEKAKLNEFFFRIKAYMTSHMDELKKKYTIVDIVPLNKLLVDNCKYLIRSIRSLTEKQWRSDGLPDVEDKVQPVQEAPAPR
- a CDS encoding peptide chain release factor 2, putative, with the protein product MPSSRPLLLLFLSFLTRISTIQWQQNFVKYPSFICAQQKFAKYTKPTSRLCLHLNKPSQNKFELIRKKLEGIGVLPKDIEETFVKGTGKGGQKVNKTNNCVMIKYDSGNGEKIVIKCHKYRCLQKNRIYARELLYDKITSMRENLEDAIIHEIEKEKRRVLKPTDREKSESIKYKKRRSEVKNNRQKSFPYEDDIG